AATGTAGACATTGAATATTCCTGATTAGAGACAGATTATCAGCTTAAAAAGATCATCTGATATCATGACCTCATCTGGGGGACAAACCTGGTCATTTTGGGCCTGATCCTGAATGAAGGATTAGCATCTGTCACTGTATATAGTGTTTCATATCAGAGGTTTCACTCAGTCCAGTTACATCACATAGTATGACCTTACATGGATTCTGACCCTTTGTTGAACGGTCAGATTGGTCTCAGCGTTCAGTTACATAATCTCATACTTCCAGATCATAAAGTTCAACAGAACAGGTTCAAGCAGCAGCGATACTTAGGATTTACCATCTGTGTCCTGGACCATCACTGATccagcagttttttgttttgaaatcaagAGACCATTTTATCACTGATGTATTTACgaagacacatatatttataaTTTGGATAAATATTCAGggcattttacattttaaacctGGACTTGTTTGTCTTCAATAGatttttgaaacatttcacaTGCATCGTCACATATTTTCATGATGAGTTGTGGGGTTTTCTGATTTTTGGCgctctggtttttttttgtttttttgctgcagcaccttTAGGACACAAAACTAATGATAAGAATAACACCAATCACAATAGACTCATTCTAGTTGTCCTGACTTGACTCCAAAGAgtattttacttttagttttttggattctcaccaaagctaaaaagtgtaaaaaaaaaaaaaaaaaaaaaattgcaatcagCATCAGGGAGGGGATCTACTTTTATACATGATATTACATAATATTGATCAGAAatttaccaaatttggactgtaTGTCAGTGAATATAGGCTGAAATTGTAGAGATAATAAAACCTAAAATATTTGTTAGTCAAAATTTTGAAAAAGTTTgtcaaaaagaaaatgtaaatgtaatttataAGTGCTGGATAGAGTTAtgttactggaaaacaaactTGTTTGGCTACAACAAAAGCAAACTCTCACAGCAAAATGTCATTTAAAAGGTAGAGGCCACTAATGCTAGTGGTGTCACCAGCTCCTCCAGcaccacagactgaaaattacaacaGGATCCCACCAGAAAAAGTTATGTTTCTAGAAGTCACAAATTAGACTTTGTGGTTATGTTGTGAACATGCACATGCACTGTTAATTACAACTTCAATGATGTGTATCTTAAGAACAGATATGGGACTAACTTTATAGTTTACATGTGAAGTGGAAAGAGAAGTCACACTAAAATAAATACTAACACTTCGGTTTCTAGAAgcagtttttttccccctgaaacttttatttttactgctgtacatacttcccatagaTCCAgactgtatcttaatacagacacTGAGAAATACATGTGTGTGGTCACCGGAAATTTACTAAATCAGTAAACCAAATGTTGACCTAGAACATAGTACGGTACTATTTAAATTTGACAGATTTCTGACCATTATTCTCAGGTAAATGTGTGTTGGAAAATCCCAAATTTTCAATACTTTTGGCTTTGAAGAGAATCCAAATATCAGGCTTGCATATCTTACTTTCTGTGTGCTTTAGTTTCACCTCTATAAGATAGGTAGGTATTTTGTGATCAGAGCATACATTTTATCCTGATAAATGTGATAAAAGCTGCCTCAGACCTCTAATTTTGACTGTTTTCCACTTTGGGAAGAACCCAAATATACTACTTTCATCTCAAAATATTGACAACCATCCATTTCTTAAAATAACCATTTTAAATATAACTGGTTATGATGTGTCCTGTAGCCTAGTCCCTCTGGGCCATTTGTTCCTGTACTTGGCAATCAACTCCATTAGGCTGTTAGAGGCTATTTTGTAGTTTCTCCAACAGGTAATCTTTGCAGCACTGTGGCTTCAAAATGATTTCACAGTTGGAAAACCAGCAAATGCATCAAATCAAAGTGGCCTACCTGAAAAGTCTGCGTTTCCCCACCACCAACAGCCTAGAAATCACTGCTCTTCTCCAGGTATCTCCCACATGTCAGTCCAGGACATTAAAGAAAGGACACTTCACAGTGCCCACTTACTATCAAGTGCTCTTTGTAGCGCAGAGGGCAGCAGTGAACATCACCCAGCTTTGGAGAAACCAGAGGCTTAAGACATTTCAATAATTGATTTGAGACTGATGGCTTCAGTTCCCTGTAATTACATGGATGCGTCACAATCAGGCTCCAAACAATCACTCATGCGAAATTTGAGCACAGCTGATAAAAACTTGATCCAGTCAAACACATGATATAACCTGCCCAGTTATTTCCTCTGGACGTTTAAGGTCAATTTTGAGAATCACTGTCAGGTAGAAAAATAAAACGGCACAAAactttgcaaataaataaatcaacagatgaaaaacacaaaattattcCCGTTATTTCAGGGCTTCAACCAAAATCCGTTTCAGGTTCCAAAAATCAAATCACGCTTTATGAGGCCTTTCAATAAGCTGTTGAAATTACAGTATTACAGTcagaatttttgttatttttattttagaaaatgtCCTTTAAATTGTGGCATTTCAAGTcacattttgttttaaaatacagaaaatacagacaGTAGAACATGGATACagcaaaaaaaggaaacaatgaCAGAAAATAAAGCTAACAAGCCTTTCTGACTGCTCTAGTTTTCTCTTTTTGAAATGGAACTGAAGGCAAAGGAAGGAGGGCGGAAAAGAAAAGGCTTCAGGAACAGGAGGGGAGGAGTGGGGCAGAATGAGACAAGTTAGTTAAGGAAACTATGGTTGCTTTATGGTTCATGTTTTAAATTATTCTTTATAAAGTCTAATTTAAGATTTAatctttcctctttcttttttgtctttttcatttaaTGGTATTTTGATCTTCTGGATCCAGGGCCCTCAGCGCTCCTCCTTGTGGTCTCAGACTGAGGACAAGGAATGCCGACGTAGTCTGGCAGTGGGAACAGAACCACCCGCGTCGCCTTTCCCCGGCCGACCCGCACTGCCAACTCAAGAAGATAAAGTGGAGTCCTTCTGTGTTTGCTGTGCTTGTGAACGTTGCATGGACTTCTGACTTTCCACGTCTCTAAAATGTTTCTCAACCTGAAGGAGGGAAAACAACATTATTCCCTGTGACCATAAACGCATCACTTGATGCATCTTAACATGAGCTGCAAATACTCCCAAAATAACACCTATGTTAGGTTTTTTTCAATAACAGAAAACTCTTCTCCTACAGATGGGAGTTTCTGTTCTCgtgaaaatgtaaattttttttctctttttttttttccccctcgggCACTTTAAAATATTCAACAACACTCCAAATGAGGATGAACACAGAATTTAAAACACAGGCCTCAGGCTGCTGTGTGGAAGCAAAAGCTATGATTTTTACACAACTGCAAGTGATTGATGACCTTCAACGATTTTTCAACAGACGAAAGATTCATTTTCCTTCAACCGTCCAACCACGGAACCCATGACTTTagactttttcattttaattactgCAACTGACAATCAAATGCTCTAATAAATTGATTAAACAGTTGACAATTGAGTAATTGCTACAGCAGCCTTCATATGGAGAAGATGTTGCAGTAGCTGTGATTGATATATGATAATATTGCCATGTATCTACAAAGTCTAGTTTTGTATAGTAATAAAAGATTACTTACTATTTTGCGTACATGACTTAAAGCGCTTCCCTCTTTGCCTTTGCAGTTCTCGACCTGGTAAGGCGGCGAGATTACGACGTCATCCATCACAATAATGTTCTTCTCCTGCCATTTACAGTCTTTGATGCTGCAATGAAAAGtgaacattaataaataaaacacactgaacagGATGTTTgtcgtggggggtggggggggtggggaatTTCACTGTGAAGTTAACTATGTTTTACTAAAAAGGAATATAATACTgacatgaatttggtatatttaatcattttaagAATTCAAAAAAGGTGCAAAAACTAAGGCTGGAGTTAATcattacataatcagtaaatacatgtaacaCTTACTTAATAAAACAGACCTTTCCACAACCAATTAGTTGAACGTATGTATATCATTTGTTACTTACATTTTGAATattttcataagaaaaaaaaaaaaaaaaaacccaaaaaaaccctaaCTTGTAAGattgaatgtagaaaaaaataagtaattcTAGCCGATCTCACTGCTTTCTGGTAAAatctaataagtaaataaaagtgAACAATACATTTACTTTAATGATACATAATACTGGTGATTAAAGGGTTGCTGTTATTGAACAGTgtggaaataaaaaaatgtactaaaattaaATCTagtaaattacattaaaatgacatGTTAAGCTCTTACTAAACTCTACCTAAAGCTTTTGTAGATTAaaagaataaaagcatttttgtgAATCTATAGTGAATGTAACTAAATAGCAGACAGATATTTTATAGGTTTGGATCtatttttattgtcaaaataCTTTAGCTGAATATTTAGGCCACATTAAGTACATCAGATTACATTTATTACAACACATTTTAATTAATACTAGAACAAATATTGTTTTGTTGccagaaaatgtattaaaaattaaACAGTTGTATTCTTCACTACTAACAGAGTGGGGAGACCAATTAAACTTCTATGACTGGAAGATCTGATTAATGTGGACGTGTCTTCGGGTGTGTGTCTCACATGGCAACGAAACAACCAGTGCAGGTGTCCAATAATAGTCTCAATAATAGATACTGAGCTAAAAGAGGCAGGAATCAGATATCTGAGAGTTTGGCACCACTAAAATCTGATGCCATCAAACTTTTATGTGTTGTGCAGAAAGGCCGAATCTATTAATCTACATTAAACTGAGCACAAACCTTCTACAATGAAGCTCAAGTAATGGAAAGTGAAGTGGTTTCTGAGTGAGTGGCAGTGCCACAATATGAAGTTACTCACGTTTTGTGAATAGTCTGGAATAGCTGCTGGCCCTCCACAGAAACCCCAGCACTGATTGCATAGGCTTGGGACAGCTTGTCCTCCTTTTCCGTCCGTGCTCGATTGGCaagctgtggaaaaaaaacacaaaaacacaagcaaCATCAGTACAGAAACTCACTACAGTTATCCACCATGTAGAAACCATGCAGGTAGAGCTTTAATAAGTGGGAATTAAGAGGAAAATTATCATCATGATTTATCACAGGGTAGGGCTTAATGAAAAACTGTATCTTATGTTGCATTCCACACTGCTGGGAGCTACAATATATCTCAGTTGGAGTTTCCGTACTTTCCAGacaataagccgctacttttttcttgttttgaacccagcggcttatacagcgatgcaacTTGAGTATAGATTTGTATGGGCTAACGGCCaacagggggcgctctagcaggaagtgccaaagtgagagacaggtggaagaggtgacaCGAAGAGGATAAGTTTTGATCTCAACTCttaatcattttgcatgtcatgtacaaaccctcatcatggaaaacacatgaagaaatgcatattttgcagctttttagTTAAAAttaatcgatgtgtctgtctaagagggaaatagagctgctgcacgaagtgccattgagcaacaacggaggagagacgtagaaggtgtgtgacggagcctttgatgCTGTTCAACTCTAACACTGAAGACgacgacttcagtggtttcaatgagcagaaggaagatagAGATAAGATAGAGACTataagatagagatcaatgacttttctgggttttttaactaGCTGTGTTCCTaccattttactgctgtgttacaggcactgtttggaacaagcagttaaggtatgtcaataaatatttaaataatctttctgtttaccatctttctgtgtaaatatctcatgtcacaacgtggacacctgcagcttatagtcaggtgcaactTAAAAGTCAGCCGCGGCTTGTAGTCAGGTGTTGCTTATATTCCAGTGtgccttatagcctggaaagtacggtaactACATTCCACTTCAAAGTATTCCAGgcgatccatgttgaacataaacaaatatggaGATTGCAAATCTAGACTCCTGTTTGCTTTGGTACTGAAGAGGCATTTCGACTGTCAACAGTACAGTGTTCTCATAAATGCAAATGAGATGAAAGAGGTGAAATGACTGATGAGCTAATTAtacactgaagtttttttttcattgcgaacTTGCACGCTGTGCACCGGCACTGTTGTGTTGATGTCACCTTGTAGTTCGCGGTGAGGTTGGAGTACTTCGATCTAGCCCCACTTTGCAAATAGGACCTCGGGCTTCGAcagacattccaatgcattttactCGTCGGATGTCGGAAACTTCCCACCTCTCAGCActttggaatgcagcattagtacCGGTACTCATTGTattacttccttttttttttttgggaaggtGGGGGGGGGTATTAATGCATTGATATTATACATTCATTTCCGTTTAACATTCAGGAACTCTAAACACATTCACCAGAGAATTTGTTTTCATTAGATACACTAGTGCAGGGCTCACCAACCATGGTTCTcaagatccactatcctgcatgttttagatgtatccctcttccaacaaacctgatttaaatgataagcctatcatcaagctctgcagaagactgataacaactgtcaggtgtgctggaagagggaaacactaGTGCTTGGAATGATATCAGATGCTGGAAGTTGCACTCTATACTGCACAGTCCTGCTTTTTCAGGTGTATTTATCAATTTTCAGTATCAAATATTGCAATGTATACTAAACGACTGCCTTGAAATGTATCAGGTATCACCATATCATGTGTGGAAGATTATACTTTTAGCTGAAGTCCTTCTCTGCATTTCatgtaaaatagttttttgtattCTTTCTTCCTTGTGTTGCAGAGATGGGAAAAACTATTTGCACTTAATAGGGATGAGCCAACAGCAAAACTCTTGTCAATAGCAATATTTAAAATGAAGCTTATGCTGTTGGGGgccaacagcaagggtatatccccgaagTCCCCCAAATCCTCTTCTTTATAATAATAAGCAAATTAACAACACAATGTATTAAAGATACCAACTTCATGGTCATTCAGAAAGCAGATTGTGGATAGATTTAATATGAAATGTGACACTGTAtagaaatacccataactgttcatttgatattttcagaACATCATCAAACAttccccaaccatttggaaaaaacaaaccacctggtgtcaaaacatgacatcatgtaaactcaagatAGTGGCATGAAAaaagataattgttagacaatcgatacgaactcagtttgagctacattgacctgatagtggcagaataatggtcagagaaccaattttccccctacaaaactccacctagtaaatgaaaatgacatcatatgaactctggatggtagcgagaaaatggacatttgtaagatgatctACATGGACCAAATCTGATCTCAACTGGCTTATTAAtgtttgatttatgtccaaaaaatggATTTTCAGCTAAAGCACGCCCATTTGTATGACggataatactcatagagaagttgaaatcgatagggttcttccactaggggtccactatgttggctatcaagggataagaaattCAACCAAATCTGTCCGACTTATAGCATTCACACAAAGGATATCCGGTGGCGGTAGTgatcggggtaaaaccattatatccctgaaactctATTTCTGGGATGTAATGAGATTTTGGCTGACAGTCAATGCTGGTCTTGATGTTTCTCTTTATTGTTGTTATACATTGTCCTTAAAGAAAGTCTTTCAGCCCTTTATCACAtcatacaaatttatgaaaaaaaaactctaacCTGACAGATAAATATCTAGTAATCTTATATGCCAATATCAGTAAATATCAGCCAATACTACTCATGTCCAGCTGTTATATTGGTGCATTCCTAGTGTTTTGGTACATATTTCAAGGTATCTGTATATAAACTGAATACTCATTTTTCCTCTTTAGTTACATTTTAAAACAAGTACCTGTACTTTCTAAtcctgtaaaaaagaaaaaaaaaaaacaggcctgttAGGTTTTTAATGCTATTGTGGGTATTATCAGTTGTTATTTTGCATCTTCCCAACATCAAGACCAGTGTCAAGC
The nucleotide sequence above comes from Sphaeramia orbicularis chromosome 19, fSphaOr1.1, whole genome shotgun sequence. Encoded proteins:
- the lsm12b gene encoding protein LSM12 homolog A, with the translated sequence MAAPGPGEYFSVGSHVSCLTCLGQRLQGEVVAFDYQSKMLTLKCASSSGKPNLNDVILINLAYVSDVDIINDRTETPPPLASLNVSKLANRARTEKEDKLSQAYAISAGVSVEGQQLFQTIHKTIKDCKWQEKNIIVMDDVVISPPYQVENCKGKEGSALSHVRKIVEKHFRDVESQKSMQRSQAQQTQKDSTLSS